A section of the Sphaerobacter thermophilus DSM 20745 genome encodes:
- a CDS encoding ABC transporter permease subunit, producing MVSSANSKAPFHVAGVARNDLLALLAFLVALAATGVLGAYHLTILNFVLLRAIVVLGLVLLTGYTGQISFGQAAFVGIGAYTSAILTTRYDISPWLALIAAMLLVGILAALVGLPLLQLEGHYLALGTLAFGLIVYTGMLEWHSLTGGPSGFSGIPAFSILGITFDTPRANAYLLVVITALVTWVARNVAHGRISRQARAVRDSQITAECLGVGTASLKLRMFVLAAVFAALSGGLYVHLIRFVNPAPFDFLYSVELLTMAVVGGLTSIWGGLLGAAVLTVLTEALRSAVPGATGEVQLVLFGALLVVMLIFWPSGLAGGITRAYHWITTQMRGRSNSAGTESPALPRVAETIPDWLTQSMEGSPSGVAGEPLLRVAGLTCRFGGLVALRQLDLTVPSNRLLAVIGPNGAGKTTLFNVISGLLAPTSGTVEFAGHQIGGTRPAPIARLGVARTFQNVEVFPRMTCLENVLVALEAEQGPGVLASMIRLPRVRAVERELEEQASDLLRFVGLADHASTLAGDLPLGQQRALELARAMAQRPRLLLLDEPASGLNPSERAELARLIRTLRELGIAIMLVEHDMEFVMNLADEIAVLNYGEKIAEGPPATIQRDPAVIAAYLGDTLDDGQIQQTNPGLKGIGA from the coding sequence ATGGTTTCCTCGGCTAACTCCAAAGCTCCCTTCCACGTCGCCGGGGTCGCGCGGAACGACCTGCTCGCACTGTTGGCGTTCCTCGTGGCGCTGGCCGCCACGGGGGTCTTGGGCGCGTATCACCTGACGATCCTCAACTTCGTCCTGCTCCGTGCGATCGTCGTGCTCGGCCTGGTCCTCTTGACGGGCTATACCGGCCAGATCTCGTTCGGGCAGGCCGCGTTCGTCGGGATTGGCGCGTACACCAGTGCCATCCTCACCACGCGCTACGACATCTCTCCCTGGCTGGCACTGATAGCGGCGATGCTTCTCGTCGGGATCCTGGCGGCGCTGGTAGGGCTGCCGCTCCTCCAGCTCGAAGGTCACTACCTCGCGCTCGGCACCCTTGCTTTCGGGTTGATCGTCTACACAGGCATGCTCGAGTGGCACAGCCTGACCGGCGGGCCCTCCGGCTTCAGCGGCATTCCCGCCTTCTCCATACTCGGCATCACGTTCGATACACCTCGCGCCAATGCGTACCTCCTAGTCGTCATCACCGCCCTCGTTACCTGGGTCGCCCGCAACGTGGCCCACGGCCGTATCAGCCGCCAGGCGCGAGCAGTCCGCGACAGCCAGATCACCGCCGAGTGCCTCGGCGTCGGGACCGCATCGCTCAAACTGCGCATGTTCGTCCTCGCAGCCGTGTTTGCCGCCCTCTCCGGTGGTCTCTACGTTCACCTGATCCGGTTCGTGAACCCGGCACCCTTCGACTTCCTCTACTCCGTCGAACTCCTCACAATGGCGGTTGTCGGTGGACTGACCAGCATCTGGGGAGGTCTGCTGGGTGCCGCTGTGTTGACCGTGCTGACCGAAGCGCTGCGGTCGGCCGTACCCGGCGCTACCGGCGAGGTGCAACTGGTGCTGTTTGGCGCCCTGCTGGTCGTCATGCTCATCTTCTGGCCGAGCGGGCTGGCCGGCGGGATCACGCGTGCCTATCACTGGATCACGACCCAGATGCGCGGCCGGAGCAATTCGGCTGGCACCGAGTCGCCGGCTCTACCAAGAGTCGCAGAGACGATCCCGGACTGGCTCACTCAGTCGATGGAGGGGAGCCCTTCCGGGGTGGCCGGCGAGCCGCTGCTGCGCGTCGCCGGGCTGACCTGCCGCTTCGGGGGACTGGTTGCACTCAGACAGCTTGACCTGACAGTGCCGTCGAACCGTTTGCTGGCAGTCATCGGCCCGAACGGCGCCGGCAAGACCACGCTGTTCAACGTGATCTCCGGACTCCTGGCGCCCACCAGCGGCACCGTCGAGTTCGCCGGGCACCAGATCGGTGGTACTCGACCAGCACCCATCGCACGGCTCGGGGTTGCGCGCACCTTCCAGAACGTCGAAGTCTTCCCACGGATGACCTGCCTAGAAAACGTGCTCGTGGCGCTGGAGGCCGAGCAGGGGCCTGGCGTGCTCGCATCGATGATCCGCCTCCCGCGCGTCCGTGCCGTCGAACGCGAACTCGAAGAACAGGCATCCGACCTGCTCCGGTTCGTTGGTCTGGCCGATCACGCGAGTACCCTCGCCGGAGACCTACCGCTCGGCCAACAGCGCGCACTGGAGCTCGCGCGCGCGATGGCGCAGCGGCCACGCCTGCTCCTGCTCGACGAACCAGCCTCGGGTCTCAACCCGAGCGAACGCGCCGAGCTGGCTCGACTGATCCGTACGCTCAGAGAGCTCGGGATCGCGATCATGCTCGTCGAACACGACATGGAGTTCGTCATGAATCTTGCCGACGAAATCGCAGTGCTCAACTACGGCGAGAAGATCGCGGAAGGACCGCCCGCCACCATTCAGCGCGACCCTGCCGTCATCGCTGCCTATCTTGGTGATACCCTGGACGATGGACAGATCCAGCAGACCAATCCCGGATTGAAGGGAATCGGAGCATGA
- a CDS encoding ABC transporter ATP-binding protein: protein MSGDTLCALEAQDIEAGYGGIVALHGVSLHVGAREIVTVIGPNGAGKTTLLRAISGLVPLRRGRVSLDGSDVTGQSTEALVRRGLVHVPERRQLFADLTVEENLRLGAYTRYRHEPEAVERDFERVLELFPILRERRRQRAGTLSGGEQQMLAIGRGLMSSARVLLLDEPSLGLAPLITRQIFDTIAQLRGQGIAVLLVEQNARQALRVVDRGYVLINGRIVLSGTAEELMASRLVQQVYLGALPESGRELEGVAPDPEQPEM from the coding sequence ATGAGCGGGGACACGCTCTGCGCGCTGGAAGCACAGGATATCGAGGCTGGATACGGCGGGATCGTCGCGCTGCACGGGGTCAGCCTGCACGTCGGTGCTCGCGAGATCGTGACGGTGATCGGCCCCAACGGTGCCGGCAAGACAACGCTGCTGCGGGCCATCAGTGGGCTAGTGCCGCTCCGCCGTGGGCGCGTGTCCCTGGACGGCTCCGACGTCACCGGCCAGTCGACCGAAGCGCTCGTGCGGCGCGGGCTGGTCCACGTTCCGGAGCGCCGTCAGCTCTTCGCCGATCTCACCGTCGAGGAGAACCTCCGCCTCGGCGCCTACACCCGATACCGGCATGAGCCGGAGGCAGTCGAGCGCGACTTCGAGCGGGTCCTGGAGCTCTTCCCGATCCTCCGGGAACGTCGCCGGCAGCGTGCGGGAACCTTGTCCGGTGGCGAGCAGCAAATGCTTGCCATTGGTCGCGGCCTGATGAGCTCCGCTCGGGTGCTTCTGCTCGATGAGCCCTCGCTAGGCCTCGCCCCGCTCATCACACGGCAGATCTTCGACACGATCGCCCAGCTTCGGGGTCAGGGCATCGCGGTTCTGCTGGTCGAGCAGAACGCCCGCCAGGCGCTCCGGGTCGTCGATCGCGGCTATGTCCTGATCAACGGGCGAATCGTTCTCAGCGGCACGGCAGAGGAACTGATGGCCAGCCGCTTGGTACAGCAAGTCTATCTCGGTGCACTTCCCGAGAGCGGACGCGAGCTGGAAGGCGTTGCTCCGGATCCGGAGCAACCCGAGATGTGA
- the dapA gene encoding 4-hydroxy-tetrahydrodipicolinate synthase, whose product MARHDLRGSIVPLVTPFKDGQFDEAAFRDLIEWQIESGSHGISVTGSTGEPSALTEEERKYVIETAVSAVRGRVPVVAGTGTNNFDETVRLTTFAEKVGVDAVLVMVPYYNRPSQEGLYQHFVGVAERTSLPIIIYNIPGRTAVNMEPETVARVVRARSNVIGVKEANKDFEQVTKLMHLCGRDFRVYSGIEVLCFPLLALGGAGYISATGNVLPEQSARLYNLVTAGKYDEARDLHYEMYEMNEALFWETNPGPVKYVLGLMGKIQPELRLPLVLPSEENQRKLRAVAERYGLIPSSAPVAGGENGAA is encoded by the coding sequence ATGGCCAGACATGACTTACGCGGATCGATTGTGCCGCTGGTGACGCCGTTCAAGGACGGCCAGTTCGATGAGGCTGCGTTCCGAGATCTGATCGAGTGGCAGATCGAGAGCGGCAGCCACGGCATCTCCGTGACCGGCTCGACCGGTGAGCCGTCCGCGCTCACGGAGGAGGAGCGCAAGTACGTCATCGAGACCGCCGTGTCGGCGGTGCGAGGCCGGGTCCCGGTCGTGGCCGGGACGGGCACGAACAACTTCGACGAGACGGTGCGTCTGACCACCTTCGCCGAGAAGGTCGGAGTCGATGCCGTGCTGGTCATGGTCCCGTACTACAACCGTCCGAGCCAGGAGGGGTTGTATCAACACTTCGTCGGCGTGGCCGAGCGCACCTCGCTGCCGATCATCATCTACAACATCCCCGGCCGCACCGCGGTGAACATGGAACCGGAGACCGTCGCTCGCGTGGTGCGGGCGCGCTCCAACGTGATCGGCGTCAAGGAAGCCAACAAGGACTTCGAGCAGGTCACCAAACTGATGCATCTGTGCGGGCGGGACTTCCGGGTCTACTCCGGCATCGAGGTGCTCTGCTTCCCGCTACTCGCACTCGGCGGCGCCGGTTACATAAGCGCCACCGGCAACGTGCTTCCGGAGCAGTCGGCACGGCTGTACAATCTCGTCACCGCCGGCAAGTACGATGAGGCACGGGACCTCCACTATGAGATGTACGAGATGAACGAGGCGCTCTTCTGGGAGACGAACCCGGGCCCCGTGAAGTACGTGCTGGGCCTGATGGGCAAGATCCAGCCTGAGCTGCGCCTCCCTCTCGTGCTCCCCTCCGAGGAGAACCAGCGGAAGCTGCGCGCCGTGGCAGAGCGCTACGGCCTGATCCCAAGCTCGGCCCCCGTGGCCGGTGGCGAGAACGGAGCGGCCTGA
- a CDS encoding fumarylacetoacetate hydrolase family protein, with amino-acid sequence MRYVRFIADGRLHTGYADEDRLIDESGRAYHQDAVVWLPPVTPTKVVGLVLNYAEHAKELGLETPKDPVLFFKPLTSLIGHRAPIVYPTGVTQLHYEVELGVVIGRRCRNVKAEQARDVIRGYTVANDVTARDFITNYFRPPVKAKGFDTFGPLGPWVVEDEDIDPDNLTLRAYVNGELRQEGHTSNLIHKVGPIIEYISAFMTLEPDDVILTGTPEGISFVQPGDTLRVEVVGIGALENPIVAEHAEGTV; translated from the coding sequence ATGCGGTACGTGCGTTTCATCGCGGATGGACGTCTGCACACCGGGTACGCCGACGAGGACCGGCTGATCGACGAGTCCGGTCGCGCCTACCACCAGGATGCGGTCGTCTGGCTGCCGCCGGTGACGCCGACCAAGGTGGTCGGCTTGGTGCTCAACTACGCTGAACACGCCAAGGAACTGGGGCTGGAGACGCCCAAGGACCCGGTCCTCTTCTTCAAGCCGCTCACCTCGCTCATCGGCCACCGCGCGCCGATCGTCTATCCCACCGGGGTGACGCAGCTCCACTACGAGGTCGAGTTGGGCGTCGTCATCGGGCGGCGCTGCCGCAACGTGAAGGCGGAGCAGGCGCGTGACGTCATTCGTGGCTACACCGTGGCCAACGACGTGACCGCGCGCGACTTCATCACCAACTACTTCCGCCCGCCGGTCAAGGCCAAAGGCTTCGACACTTTCGGTCCGCTCGGCCCCTGGGTGGTCGAGGACGAGGACATCGACCCGGACAACCTAACGCTGCGCGCCTACGTCAACGGCGAGCTGCGCCAGGAGGGCCACACCTCCAACCTGATCCACAAGGTCGGCCCGATCATCGAGTACATCAGCGCCTTCATGACGCTGGAGCCGGACGACGTGATCCTGACCGGAACACCGGAGGGGATCTCCTTCGTCCAGCCGGGCGATACCCTGCGCGTCGAGGTCGTGGGGATCGGCGCCCTGGAGAACCCGATCGTCGCTGAGCACGCCGAGGGGACGGTCTGA
- the hpaE gene encoding 5-carboxymethyl-2-hydroxymuconate semialdehyde dehydrogenase, with product MTTTTDYAALSKRLLDDLPPLQNYIGGEWTPGPIGETFMSINPATNQPIATVHSAGRAGAQQAVIAAREAFESGAWSRMPAADRARALRRIAEQIRKRADEISVLETSDTGIPITQIRAGQVLRAADNFDFFAEMATQITGETFPVEGTFLNYTVHKPVGVAVLITPWNTPFMLETWKVAPALAAGNTCILKPASWSPISAYLLAKAIEEADLPPGTFNLVYGSGETVGTALVAHPEVNLVSFTGETTTGKQLMRTGAETLKRFSMELGGKSPVIVFADADLDRALDAAIFGVFSLNGERCTAGTRLFLERPIYDDFVSRLIERVRRIRVGDPLDPATEVGPLIHRRHLERVMGYLDIAREEGATIAVGGRRPDRPELADGNYLEPTVIVDVRNEMRVAQEEIFGPVLTVIPFEDEAEVLRMANDVRYGLAAYLWTSEVSRATRLAPEIESGMVWVNSQNVRDLRTPFGGMKESGIGREGGRYSFEFYTETKTIHVALGQHRIPKFGATS from the coding sequence ATGACCACAACGACCGACTACGCGGCCTTGAGCAAGCGGCTGCTCGATGACCTGCCGCCGCTCCAGAACTACATCGGCGGGGAATGGACTCCCGGCCCGATCGGCGAGACCTTCATGTCCATCAACCCGGCGACGAACCAGCCGATCGCGACGGTCCACTCCGCCGGGCGCGCCGGAGCGCAGCAGGCCGTTATTGCCGCCCGCGAGGCGTTCGAGAGCGGCGCCTGGTCACGGATGCCCGCCGCCGACCGCGCCCGGGCCCTGCGCCGGATCGCGGAGCAGATCCGCAAGCGGGCCGATGAAATCTCGGTGCTCGAGACGAGCGACACCGGCATCCCGATCACCCAGATCCGGGCCGGGCAGGTGCTGCGCGCCGCCGACAACTTCGACTTCTTCGCCGAGATGGCGACGCAGATCACTGGCGAGACCTTCCCGGTCGAGGGCACCTTCCTCAACTACACCGTCCACAAGCCGGTAGGGGTCGCCGTGCTGATCACACCCTGGAATACGCCCTTCATGCTGGAGACGTGGAAGGTCGCCCCGGCGCTCGCGGCCGGCAACACCTGCATCCTCAAGCCCGCAAGCTGGTCGCCGATCTCGGCCTACCTGCTGGCGAAGGCCATCGAGGAGGCGGATCTGCCGCCCGGCACCTTCAACCTCGTCTACGGCTCCGGCGAGACGGTCGGCACCGCGCTCGTCGCCCACCCGGAGGTTAACCTGGTCTCCTTCACCGGCGAGACGACAACCGGCAAGCAGTTGATGCGCACCGGCGCCGAGACGCTGAAGCGCTTCTCGATGGAGCTGGGTGGGAAGTCACCCGTCATCGTCTTCGCCGACGCCGACCTGGACCGCGCGCTCGACGCCGCTATCTTCGGCGTCTTCTCCCTCAACGGCGAGCGCTGCACCGCCGGCACCCGCCTCTTCCTGGAGCGCCCGATCTACGACGACTTCGTGAGCCGCCTGATCGAGCGCGTGCGCCGGATTCGCGTCGGCGATCCGCTCGACCCGGCGACCGAGGTCGGCCCACTGATCCACCGGCGGCACCTGGAGCGGGTCATGGGCTATCTCGACATCGCCCGGGAGGAAGGCGCCACCATCGCCGTTGGCGGCCGGCGACCGGACCGACCCGAACTGGCGGACGGCAACTACCTGGAGCCGACGGTGATCGTCGACGTGCGCAACGAGATGCGCGTGGCCCAGGAGGAGATCTTCGGCCCGGTCCTCACCGTGATCCCGTTCGAGGACGAGGCCGAGGTCCTGCGCATGGCGAACGATGTCCGCTACGGCCTGGCCGCCTACCTCTGGACGTCGGAAGTCAGCCGCGCCACGCGGCTCGCGCCCGAGATCGAGTCCGGGATGGTCTGGGTTAACTCCCAGAACGTCCGCGATCTGCGGACGCCGTTCGGCGGCATGAAGGAGAGCGGCATCGGCCGCGAGGGCGGCCGCTACTCCTTCGAGTTCTACACCGAGACGAAGACGATCCACGTGGCGCTCGGGCAGCATCGCATCCCGAAGTTCGGGGCGACGTCCTGA
- the hpaB gene encoding 4-hydroxyphenylacetate 3-monooxygenase, oxygenase component, whose product MGARTGAEYLEGLRERPREVWIHGERVIGDITEHPAFKNVTRSLAALYDMQHDPELREEMTYVSPTTGERVGMSFLQPRSREDLARRRIMMKRWADYSGGMMGRSPDYLNAGLMAMAAAAEYFGRNNPANADHIRRYYEEVRERDLALTHTLITPQVNRSVGSARQADPYIVARVVKETDAGLVIRGARMLATLGPIADEIEVFPSTVLRGTEEDRPYTFAFAIPCDTPGLKFICRESFDIGRSHFDHPLGSRFEEMDAVVVFDDVLVPWERVFLYGDVELANGVFAETNAVVHMAHQVVVKNVAKAEFIFGIAALIADRIGIDQFQHVQEKLAEIIIDLEAMRAFLRASEADAAVDQWGLMTPAWGPLNAARNLFPRLYPRMIEIIQILGASGLMAIPTEADMRSPARAMIDRYLQGRNSDAYERVKLFRLAWDAALSSFGSRQVLYERFFFGDPVRMAGALYTSYNKEPYKERVQAFLDRVEQEEPARQ is encoded by the coding sequence ATGGGGGCTCGGACCGGTGCGGAGTATCTCGAAGGGCTGAGGGAGCGCCCTCGCGAGGTCTGGATCCACGGCGAGCGGGTCATCGGTGACATCACCGAGCATCCCGCCTTCAAGAACGTGACCCGCAGCCTCGCGGCGCTCTACGACATGCAGCACGACCCGGAGCTGCGCGAGGAGATGACCTACGTCTCGCCGACCACCGGCGAGCGCGTCGGGATGTCGTTCCTCCAGCCACGCTCCCGCGAGGATCTCGCCCGGCGTCGAATCATGATGAAACGCTGGGCCGACTACTCCGGCGGGATGATGGGCCGCTCACCCGACTACCTCAACGCGGGATTGATGGCCATGGCGGCGGCCGCCGAGTACTTCGGCCGCAACAACCCTGCGAACGCCGACCATATCCGGCGCTACTACGAGGAGGTCCGGGAGCGGGACCTGGCACTGACCCACACCCTCATCACCCCGCAGGTCAACCGCTCTGTCGGCTCCGCCAGGCAGGCCGACCCTTACATCGTCGCCCGCGTGGTGAAGGAGACCGACGCCGGGCTCGTCATCCGCGGGGCGCGGATGTTGGCCACGCTCGGGCCGATCGCCGACGAGATCGAGGTCTTCCCCTCGACGGTGCTACGCGGTACCGAGGAGGACCGCCCGTATACCTTCGCCTTCGCGATCCCGTGCGACACGCCCGGGCTGAAGTTCATCTGCCGCGAGTCGTTCGACATCGGCCGCTCGCACTTCGACCACCCGCTCGGCTCCCGGTTCGAGGAGATGGACGCGGTGGTCGTCTTCGACGACGTGCTGGTGCCCTGGGAGCGAGTCTTCCTCTACGGCGACGTGGAGCTGGCCAACGGTGTCTTCGCCGAGACCAACGCAGTCGTCCACATGGCCCATCAGGTGGTGGTGAAGAACGTCGCCAAGGCCGAGTTCATCTTCGGGATCGCCGCCCTGATCGCGGACCGGATCGGTATCGACCAGTTCCAGCACGTACAGGAGAAGCTGGCGGAGATCATCATCGACCTGGAGGCGATGCGCGCGTTCCTGCGTGCCAGCGAGGCCGATGCCGCGGTCGACCAGTGGGGCCTGATGACCCCTGCGTGGGGTCCGCTCAACGCCGCCCGCAACCTCTTCCCGCGCCTCTACCCGCGCATGATCGAGATCATCCAGATCCTCGGCGCCAGCGGCCTGATGGCGATCCCGACCGAGGCCGACATGCGCAGCCCGGCACGGGCAATGATCGACCGCTACCTGCAGGGCCGGAACTCCGACGCGTACGAGCGGGTGAAGCTCTTCCGCCTGGCATGGGACGCTGCGCTCAGTTCCTTCGGCTCGCGCCAGGTGCTCTACGAGCGCTTCTTCTTCGGCGACCCGGTGCGCATGGCAGGTGCCCTGTACACCAGCTACAACAAGGAGCCGTACAAGGAACGAGTGCAAGCGTTCCTCGACCGGGTCGAGCAGGAGGAGCCGGCGCGGCAGTGA
- the hpaD gene encoding 3,4-dihydroxyphenylacetate 2,3-dioxygenase: protein MGASMPPTPDFTILKTGHVELRVTDLERACAFYDGLLGFVETERDDDRVYLRCLEDWEHHSLILTRADAPGLGHIAYRVASERDLDALHRLATERGLPTRWVEPGEERGQGRALRIQDPLGFPVEFYHAVERVPRMLQRFHEYRGPHVMRVDHVNLQVPDVDAGTSWYRDTLGFYCSEYTETEDTPPRLWAVWLHRKQNVHDVALMTGPGPRLHHVGFWLPESSNVLRAADILSAAGYEASIERGPGRHGISNAMFLYLRDPDGNRVELYTCDYLIADPDFEPIRWRLNDPKRQTYWGHPAPPSWFNDASHVATFDGDGYMPIQAPAMADRPSYVGH, encoded by the coding sequence ATGGGAGCGTCTATGCCACCGACTCCGGACTTCACCATCCTGAAGACGGGGCACGTCGAGCTTCGGGTGACCGACCTGGAGCGAGCGTGCGCCTTCTACGACGGCCTCCTCGGCTTCGTCGAGACCGAGCGCGATGATGACCGCGTGTATCTCCGCTGCCTGGAGGACTGGGAGCACCACAGCCTGATCCTGACCCGGGCCGATGCACCGGGGCTGGGCCACATCGCCTACCGCGTCGCCAGCGAGCGCGACCTGGACGCCCTGCACCGGCTCGCGACGGAGCGGGGGCTGCCGACACGCTGGGTCGAGCCCGGCGAGGAGCGGGGCCAGGGGCGCGCCCTGCGCATCCAGGATCCGCTCGGCTTCCCGGTCGAGTTCTACCACGCGGTCGAGCGCGTCCCGCGGATGCTTCAGCGGTTCCACGAGTACCGGGGACCGCACGTGATGCGGGTCGATCACGTCAACCTCCAGGTGCCCGACGTCGACGCCGGCACCTCCTGGTACCGTGACACGCTCGGCTTCTACTGTTCGGAGTACACCGAGACGGAGGACACCCCGCCGCGGCTCTGGGCCGTCTGGCTCCACCGCAAGCAGAACGTCCACGACGTCGCGCTCATGACCGGCCCTGGCCCGCGCCTGCACCATGTCGGGTTCTGGCTGCCCGAATCGAGCAACGTGCTGCGCGCTGCCGACATCCTGTCCGCCGCGGGGTACGAGGCGTCCATCGAGCGCGGCCCCGGCCGCCACGGCATCTCAAACGCGATGTTCCTCTACCTGCGCGACCCGGACGGCAACCGGGTGGAGCTCTACACCTGCGACTACCTGATTGCCGACCCGGACTTCGAGCCGATCCGCTGGCGTTTGAACGATCCCAAGCGCCAGACCTACTGGGGCCACCCCGCGCCCCCGAGCTGGTTCAACGACGCCTCCCACGTTGCCACCTTCGACGGCGACGGCTACATGCCGATCCAGGCACCGGCGATGGCCGACCGGCCAAGCTATGTGGGGCATTGA
- a CDS encoding LamB/YcsF family protein produces MAIRMDINSDMGESFGRYTIGNDAELMTVITSANIACGWHAGDPAVMRETVALAVQHGVGIGAHVALPDLLGFGRRRMEVSPQEIYDYTLYQAGALAAFAEAAGGRLQHVKPHGAFYVMCAQNPEYADALARAVKALGDDVILVMMGDVAPKAAAAHGVPYMPEGYIDLNYNAQGGLVLERSKQAWDPDEVANRAVQIATQKTVNTIDGTTLPMDVKTLCIHGDAPNSGEVARRVRERLEAAGVEIVPMREMRG; encoded by the coding sequence ATGGCGATCCGCATGGACATCAACTCCGACATGGGCGAGAGCTTCGGCCGCTACACCATCGGGAACGACGCCGAGCTCATGACCGTCATCACCTCGGCCAACATCGCGTGCGGCTGGCACGCCGGTGATCCGGCGGTGATGCGGGAGACGGTCGCCCTGGCGGTGCAGCATGGCGTCGGGATCGGCGCCCACGTTGCGCTGCCCGACCTGCTGGGCTTTGGCCGGCGGCGTATGGAGGTCAGCCCGCAAGAGATCTACGACTACACCCTGTACCAGGCGGGTGCGCTGGCGGCCTTTGCCGAGGCAGCCGGCGGACGCCTGCAGCACGTCAAGCCGCACGGTGCCTTCTACGTCATGTGCGCCCAGAACCCGGAGTACGCCGACGCCCTGGCGCGTGCGGTGAAGGCGCTCGGCGATGACGTGATCCTGGTGATGATGGGCGACGTGGCTCCCAAGGCCGCGGCGGCCCACGGCGTGCCCTATATGCCGGAGGGGTATATCGACCTCAACTACAACGCTCAGGGCGGGCTCGTACTGGAGCGGAGCAAGCAGGCCTGGGACCCGGATGAGGTCGCCAACCGCGCGGTGCAGATCGCGACCCAGAAGACCGTGAACACCATCGACGGCACCACGCTGCCGATGGACGTCAAGACGCTCTGCATCCACGGCGACGCGCCGAACTCCGGCGAAGTCGCCCGCCGCGTCCGCGAGCGGCTCGAAGCCGCCGGAGTCGAGATCGTCCCGATGCGGGAGATGCGGGGGTAG
- a CDS encoding biotin-dependent carboxyltransferase family protein: MLEVKSGGIETTVQDYPGRVGLLDQGIFPAGPMDDLAFRMANLLVGNDPGAAGLEVTAGGAEFAFTDDRVVAVCGADMQPRINGEPIELWRSYGVKAGDTLTLGWLNGPGFRSYVAVSGGIDVPVVLGSRATYAPGEIGGHEGRALKEGDQLPLGSAGNATPGRRVKPSLVPTYTSEWVLEAVRGPQADPDYFTTEDMEFFFSHAWTLDRNSNRTGYRLDIHRWQWARKTGGVAGGHPSNILDNGYPVGAVNVAGDQPIILTVDGPTLGGFVCCAVVAMGAMWKLGQMVPGWDKIRFKEVNIAQAAELVQQMNQLISEESLEGV, encoded by the coding sequence ATGCTCGAGGTCAAGAGCGGTGGGATTGAAACAACGGTGCAGGACTACCCCGGCCGGGTCGGGCTGCTCGATCAGGGCATCTTCCCAGCCGGGCCGATGGACGATCTTGCCTTCCGGATGGCTAACCTGCTGGTCGGCAACGATCCGGGCGCAGCCGGCCTGGAGGTGACCGCCGGGGGCGCGGAGTTCGCCTTCACCGACGACCGGGTCGTGGCGGTCTGCGGCGCCGACATGCAGCCGCGGATCAATGGAGAGCCGATCGAGCTCTGGCGCTCCTACGGGGTGAAGGCGGGTGACACGCTGACGCTCGGCTGGCTGAACGGCCCGGGGTTCCGCTCCTACGTGGCGGTGAGCGGCGGGATCGACGTGCCGGTCGTGCTCGGCAGCCGCGCCACCTACGCGCCGGGCGAGATCGGCGGCCACGAGGGGCGCGCCCTCAAGGAGGGCGATCAGTTGCCGCTGGGGAGCGCCGGGAACGCGACCCCGGGACGGCGGGTCAAGCCTTCTCTGGTCCCGACCTACACGAGCGAGTGGGTCCTCGAAGCGGTGCGTGGGCCGCAGGCGGACCCTGACTACTTCACCACCGAGGACATGGAGTTCTTCTTCAGCCACGCCTGGACGCTGGACCGGAACTCCAACCGCACCGGCTACCGGCTGGACATCCACCGGTGGCAGTGGGCGCGCAAGACCGGCGGCGTCGCGGGTGGCCACCCCTCGAACATCCTCGACAACGGCTATCCGGTCGGCGCGGTGAACGTGGCCGGAGACCAGCCGATCATCCTCACGGTCGACGGCCCGACGTTGGGGGGCTTCGTCTGCTGCGCGGTCGTGGCCATGGGCGCGATGTGGAAGCTGGGACAAATGGTGCCCGGCTGGGACAAGATCCGCTTCAAAGAGGTGAACATCGCCCAGGCTGCCGAACTGGTCCAGCAGATGAATCAACTCATCAGTGAGGAGAGCCTGGAAGGGGTCTGA